In the Flavobacterium sp. 90 genome, TTCGTTATGCCGACGTTTTACTTTGGAAAGCAGAAGCACTTAATGAAACGGACAATTATTCAGAGGCAATTAGCCTTATAAATCAAGTTAGAACTAGAGCCAGAAATACAGTAACAACCGTTACGATTAAAAGTCAAGATCCTAACTTTCCAGACGATCCGACCAAAATAATTTCGGTTACTTCTGTTGGACCACCACCTCCTGCCGGAACATTGCCGGACAGACCAATTTCTGGAGATAAAGCTGTTGTAAAAGGATGGTTAATCTCTGAAAGAAGAGCCGAACTTGGTTTTGAAAGCCATAGAATGGGCGATCTTAAAAGATGGGGAATTGCGAAACAAGTAATGACTGCTCATGGAAAAAATTTCCAGGACAAACATATGCTATATCCAATTCCGCAATCAGAAATAGATGCTTCTGCGGGGCTTTTAACTCAAAACCCCGGATATTAATTTTTAAAATATCAGTCCTAACAGGTTTTAAAAACCTGTTAGGTTTCGATTCATAATAATATAGAACTAAAAATCATGAAAGATATAGCAAAACGTTTTACAGAAAATCCGTTATTATCACCTAAAGATATTCCTGCAAGCCGAGAAGGATTAGAAATCACCTGTTTATTGAATCCGGGTGTATTTCAATACCAAAACAAAACCTGGTTAGTCGTGCGTGTAGCAGAAAGACCTAAACAGAAAGATGATGTTATTTCTTTTCCGATATTAACAGAAACGGGGGAAATTACTATTATCGAAATTCCGAATAATGATCCTGATTTAATTGCAACAGATGCAAGAGTAATTAATTATAAAGGAAATGATTATTTAACTACGCTATCACATTTACGTTTATTATGCAGCGAAAATGGGCGTGATTTTTACGAACCTGAAAATTATCCATCTCTAGTTGGTGAAGGCATTTTAGAAACATTCGGGATTGAAGATTGCCGAGTTGCCTTAATCGAGGGAACGTATTATTTGACCTTTACTTCAGTATCTGATAATGGCGTTGGTGTAGGTTTACGTACTACAACAGATTGGAAAAACTTCCAAAAACACGGTATGATATTACCAGCCCATAATAAAGATTGCGCCCTTTTTGAAGAAAAAATAAACGGTTTATTCTATGCTTTACACCGCCCGAGTAGTGTAGATATAGGTGGAAATTATATCTGGATTGCTTCGTCTCCGGATGGTATTCATTGGGGAAATCATCATTGTATTCTTAAAACACGAAAAGGACTTTGGGACAGTAAAAGAATTGGCGCCGGAGCTGCTCCTATAAAAACAGCTAAAGGTTGGTTAGAAATTTATCATGGTGCCAATGAAAATCATCAATATTGTTTAGGAGCATTTTTAATGGATTTAAACGATCCTACAAAAGTAATCGCAAGAACCGAAGAACCAATTATGATCCCTACAACAAGTTATGAACTAAGCGGATTTTTTGGAAACGTAGTATTTACAAATGGTCATATTATTGAACCTGATGGAGATACTGTTACAATTTATTATGGCGCTTCTGACGAATTTGTATGCGGAGCACAATTTTCGATCAAAGAGATTCTTTTACTTCTAAAAACCAACTAATGTTTAAAAAACTTATATCAGAAATTGACCATTTTAAAAGCCAAACCCATAATTTTCGCATACTAATTTTCACAAATCTGGTCTATGCACTGGTATTACCTGTAATCGATATTTTTGTTGCCGCTTATATTATGAGGAATTCAAATGATACCTCAAAAGTTGTCATTTATCAATTAGCAATTTATACCGGAATTCCGCTTACCTTTTTGTTAAATGGATTCTTATTGAAACATTTAAACATCAAAAAATTATATTCAATTGGAATGATGCTTAGTGGTGTTTCGATGATTATCATGATGTCTTTAAAAACACTTGACCTTACCGGAATTGGTATCGCAGGTATTACTATGGGGCTTTCATTTGGTTTGTATTGGGCAAATAGAGATTATCTTGCTTTGGCAATTACAAACGATGAAAACCGAAATTATTATTACGGTTTAGAAACCTTTATTTATACCATAATCGCTATTGCTATTCCTGCAACAATTGGCTGGTTTATACAGTCAAAAACAGGCGAAGATCAAAAACATGAAGCCTACGTGATTATTACCGGAATAGTTTTTCTGATTACTATCGCCGCTTCAATAGTTTGTTACAGAGGTAAATTTGAAAATCCGACACAAAAAAAGTACATCTTTTTCAAATTTCATCCCTTATGGTATAAACTATTGTCGCTTGCTACATTCAAAGGTTTAGCCCAAGGATTTCTGGTTACGGCTCCTGCAATGCTTATTTTTAAAATATTAGGCGAAGAAGGCGATTTAGGAAAAGCACAATCTATAGGTGCCGTACTTGCTGCCATTATTATTTATTTTATCGGACGTTTTTCAAAACCCTCAGATCGAATCAAAATTTTTTCTGCAGGACTAATTCTATTTGCTCTAGGAGCTTGCATAAACGGATTATTCTTTGATAAAACCGGCGTAATACTCTTTTTATTACTACTGCTAATCGCAAAACCTTTGATGGATTTAGCCTACTTCCCTATTCAACTTAAAGTAATTGATATTGTTTCCCGAATCGAAAAAAGAGGCGAGTTTACATACATCCTAAATCATGAAGCTGGTTTATATGTTGGAAGACTTTTTGGAGCCGGAACTTTCCTGACTTTATACTATGCAGTTTCAGAAGATTTTGCTTTAAGATACGCCATAGGAATCATCGCGCTATTACAATTGTGCTCGATTTTTATCAGCAAAAAAATCATAAAACAAGGACTGAAACTTTCTCCGGAAATTGAAACAAACAAAAAAGTACTAGATAAAGTAGCAGTAGATCTGCTTTAAAATAAAAACATAATATGAATACATTTATAAAAATTATTGTCTGTTGTTTGTTTACTTTAAGCCTTACAGCTCAGGTAAAACAACAAAAAATTCCTCGTGTAGATCAAATGCCCAATCTGCCACAGCCTTTAAAAATAATTGATTATAAAAAACTGGCTTTAGATTTTGATAAAACCGTTTATGATTTTAATGCCAAAGGTAAATTTTGGCCAATGGTTTGGATGGATGAAACTCAAAAAAACTTCCCGCAAAAAGTTGTAGGATTATATACGGCTGTTGCCGATGTAAGACAAGGACCTGACAAAAACAACGGAATGTTTCATGAAGCGCTTGCAACAATGGGAGCAACTTTAGGAGCAACATTAGTTGGAATCGATAAAAACCAGCCCAACCTAAACTATGTTGGAATGCTTAAAAACTATTTCAATAAAGAAACCAACTGGAATATTATGATGAATAATACCTGTCCGGAAGTTGCACTTTTGGGTGGTGGTTACGGTCGTGACTGGTGGTATGATGTATATCCGAATCTTTTATTTTTTGCCGTTTATGATAAGTATCCTAACGAACCCGGATTTACCGAAATAGCAAGAACTATTGCAGATAAGTTTTATGAAGCCGATGTAATTCTAAATGGCAATTATGACTATTCGTATTTTGATTATAATAAAATGACGCCAATGACAAATCATATTTGTACACAACCTGACGCAGCTGCCGGGCATGCATGGGTTTTGTATATGGCGTATAAAAAGTTTGGTGATGCTAAATATTTAAAAGGAGCAAAAAGTGCTTTGGCAGCTTTAGAATCACAATCAAAAAATCCAACTTATGAGGTTTTAATGCCTTTTGGAGCTTATTTAGCCGCCAGAATTAATGCAGAAGAAGGCACAAAATACGACACAAACAAAATGCTCGACTGGACATTTGACGGAACACCAATTTGTCGTGAAGGTTGGGGAGCTTTAGTTGGAAACTGGAACGGATTTGATATTTCAGGTACTTTTGGGAGTACTGTAGATCATGGCGGTTACGGTTTTCTTATGAATACTTATGATGCAGCCTGGCCATTGGTACCAATGGTTAGATACGATCAATCGCATGCAACCGCAATTGGAAAATGGATGCTAAATGCAGCAAATGCATCACG is a window encoding:
- a CDS encoding glycoside hydrolase family 130 protein, with translation MKDIAKRFTENPLLSPKDIPASREGLEITCLLNPGVFQYQNKTWLVVRVAERPKQKDDVISFPILTETGEITIIEIPNNDPDLIATDARVINYKGNDYLTTLSHLRLLCSENGRDFYEPENYPSLVGEGILETFGIEDCRVALIEGTYYLTFTSVSDNGVGVGLRTTTDWKNFQKHGMILPAHNKDCALFEEKINGLFYALHRPSSVDIGGNYIWIASSPDGIHWGNHHCILKTRKGLWDSKRIGAGAAPIKTAKGWLEIYHGANENHQYCLGAFLMDLNDPTKVIARTEEPIMIPTTSYELSGFFGNVVFTNGHIIEPDGDTVTIYYGASDEFVCGAQFSIKEILLLLKTN
- a CDS encoding MFS transporter; amino-acid sequence: MFKKLISEIDHFKSQTHNFRILIFTNLVYALVLPVIDIFVAAYIMRNSNDTSKVVIYQLAIYTGIPLTFLLNGFLLKHLNIKKLYSIGMMLSGVSMIIMMSLKTLDLTGIGIAGITMGLSFGLYWANRDYLALAITNDENRNYYYGLETFIYTIIAIAIPATIGWFIQSKTGEDQKHEAYVIITGIVFLITIAASIVCYRGKFENPTQKKYIFFKFHPLWYKLLSLATFKGLAQGFLVTAPAMLIFKILGEEGDLGKAQSIGAVLAAIIIYFIGRFSKPSDRIKIFSAGLILFALGACINGLFFDKTGVILFLLLLLIAKPLMDLAYFPIQLKVIDIVSRIEKRGEFTYILNHEAGLYVGRLFGAGTFLTLYYAVSEDFALRYAIGIIALLQLCSIFISKKIIKQGLKLSPEIETNKKVLDKVAVDLL